In Jeotgalibaca arthritidis, a single genomic region encodes these proteins:
- a CDS encoding HIT family protein has protein sequence MVDQNCAYCVEGELLAAFGYPCAELDHSKVYIFKEQSHKGRVIVASNQHVSELTELSDEDRNGFFSDVAKVANAQHQAFHPDKVNYGAYGDTGHHLHFHLVPKYKDEFEWNAPFAMNPGQVTLTDDDYEALAETLRRYL, from the coding sequence ATGGTTGATCAAAATTGTGCATATTGTGTAGAAGGCGAATTACTAGCAGCATTTGGGTATCCGTGCGCTGAACTGGACCACAGCAAGGTTTATATTTTTAAAGAACAAAGTCATAAAGGACGTGTCATTGTCGCTTCGAACCAACACGTTAGTGAATTGACAGAACTAAGTGATGAAGATAGAAATGGCTTCTTTAGCGATGTTGCTAAGGTTGCTAACGCTCAACACCAAGCCTTCCATCCAGATAAAGTAAACTACGGTGCCTATGGTGACACAGGTCATCACTTACACTTCCATCTTGTACCAAAATACAAAGATGAATTTGAATGGAATGCACCATTTGCTATGAACCCAGGTCAAGTGACCTTAACAGATGATGATTACGAAGCATTAGCTGAAACACTTCGCCGTTACTTATAA
- a CDS encoding competence protein CoiA, with translation MIYAETANGLKIKAGDASNQQSFRCPGCKSPVFLKQGQLKIAHFSHYQQSDCRQFSEGETATHLLGKEVIYEWLVNQGLSVELEAWLPKLQQRPDLLVTTVEGNQIAIEYQCSPISYGDLLKRTSGYEENGYQVIWICGPNYQLKKRLKNSHYLFLRHHKRRFHFLYFDSQSRHLYVYDHVHYNQHNHLVAVCYRYSLNSLSWQVFKELYQTGSRRTCSDQQDKKRYYLSDYKRMALLRQQGEENKAFLEQLYCNRHSLADLPNCLFYLPTKTLCLQESAYIWKYHVLCEFEKKGSITLSDWTIILETLTVFQMPFISKEVLEQPFQTFMADLVALGYCAGVAENVWQQKKRFF, from the coding sequence ATGATATATGCAGAAACCGCAAACGGCTTAAAAATAAAAGCAGGAGACGCCAGCAATCAGCAATCGTTCAGATGTCCAGGCTGTAAATCACCTGTCTTTCTGAAACAAGGGCAACTAAAAATAGCCCATTTTTCCCATTACCAACAGTCTGACTGCCGACAATTTTCAGAAGGAGAAACCGCCACTCATTTATTGGGTAAAGAAGTGATTTATGAATGGCTAGTTAATCAAGGGTTAAGTGTCGAACTAGAAGCATGGTTGCCCAAATTACAGCAGCGTCCGGATTTACTCGTCACCACAGTAGAAGGCAATCAGATTGCGATAGAATACCAATGCAGTCCCATTTCCTATGGGGATTTATTGAAACGGACAAGTGGCTATGAAGAAAATGGTTATCAAGTCATTTGGATATGTGGACCAAATTATCAATTGAAGAAACGATTGAAGAATAGTCATTATTTATTTTTACGTCATCATAAAAGGAGATTTCATTTCCTATATTTTGACAGTCAATCCAGACATCTCTATGTTTATGACCATGTTCATTACAATCAGCATAACCATCTCGTAGCGGTTTGTTATCGTTATTCCCTTAATAGCTTGTCATGGCAAGTCTTTAAAGAACTTTATCAAACAGGGAGTAGGCGGACTTGCTCAGATCAACAAGATAAAAAACGTTATTACTTGTCTGACTATAAGCGGATGGCTTTATTAAGACAGCAAGGAGAAGAAAATAAAGCATTTTTAGAGCAGTTGTATTGTAATCGTCATTCATTAGCCGACTTACCGAACTGTCTCTTTTATCTCCCTACTAAAACACTTTGCTTGCAAGAATCTGCCTACATTTGGAAGTATCACGTCTTGTGTGAGTTTGAAAAAAAGGGCAGCATCACATTGTCAGATTGGACTATTATTCTAGAAACATTAACAGTTTTCCAAATGCCTTTTATTTCAAAAGAAGTGTTGGAACAGCCATTTCAGACCTTTATGGCTGATTTAGTGGCTTTAGGTTATTGTGCTGGGGTGGCTGAAAATGTGTGGCAGCAGAAAAAGCGCTTTTTTTAA
- a CDS encoding adaptor protein MecA, which translates to MEMENINENTIRVLIENEDLEERGITFLDLLGNQKQIESFFYSILEEVDVENQFQETDAITFQVLPKGNGLELYISKGEHDDFDSFEGFDPTEQVIDYIKKHTEATDKDDKPTEVEQPSHLEITTEFYNFENFLEVSKRLVLESGTSQLHFFEGYYFLTIDFHLDEMIETDLEAQLMILAEFGDESPLTKEVLSEYGQVVMSDDALNTARQYF; encoded by the coding sequence ATGGAAATGGAAAATATTAATGAGAATACCATTCGTGTTTTGATTGAAAATGAAGATTTAGAAGAACGTGGCATTACCTTTTTAGATCTCTTAGGTAATCAAAAGCAAATTGAAAGTTTCTTTTATAGTATTTTGGAAGAAGTCGATGTCGAAAATCAATTTCAAGAAACAGATGCCATTACATTCCAAGTGCTGCCTAAAGGAAATGGACTTGAACTGTATATTAGTAAGGGTGAACACGATGATTTCGATTCATTTGAAGGTTTTGACCCAACAGAACAAGTCATTGACTACATAAAAAAACACACAGAAGCAACTGATAAAGACGACAAACCAACTGAAGTAGAACAACCAAGTCACTTAGAAATAACAACTGAATTTTACAATTTTGAAAACTTTTTAGAAGTATCAAAACGTCTCGTATTAGAGAGTGGTACATCACAACTTCATTTCTTTGAAGGCTATTATTTCTTAACAATAGACTTCCATTTAGATGAGATGATTGAAACGGATTTAGAAGCGCAATTAATGATTTTAGCTGAATTCGGTGACGAATCACCACTAACGAAAGAAGTCCTCTCAGAATACGGACAAGTTGTTATGAGCGACGACGCATTAAATACAGCAAGACAATATTTCTAA
- a CDS encoding lactate oxidase, which yields MTIEQTIKYEAPTVVQDIEVVNTYELEDRAREVVPAGGFGYISGGSGDEYTLRQNTKSWNNKGIVPRVLADVENPDPSTSILGHDIKVPFIMAPIAAHGLAHETKEAGTAKGVSEFGTIMSISAYSGAKFEEIEEGLNGSPRWFQIYMSKDDEFNKNIIDEAKADGATAIILTADATLSGNRETDIRNKFVYPFGMPIVSRYLTGSGKNMSLNNIYSQSKQKINRDDVKFLKEYSGLPVFVKGIQSPDDALMAIGAGADGIWVSNHGGRQLDGAPGSFETLEGISKAVAGRVPIVFDSGIRRGEHIFKALASGADIVAIGRPVLYGLALGGWKGVRSVLEYFEKDLKRVMQLAGTQTIEDVKNTTLFDNKN from the coding sequence ATGACAATCGAACAAACAATTAAATATGAAGCACCAACTGTTGTGCAAGATATTGAAGTCGTTAATACGTATGAATTGGAAGACCGCGCACGTGAAGTGGTTCCTGCAGGAGGATTTGGCTATATCTCTGGTGGATCGGGTGATGAATATACATTAAGACAAAATACAAAATCTTGGAATAACAAAGGGATTGTACCGCGTGTATTAGCAGACGTTGAAAATCCAGACCCTTCAACATCAATTTTAGGACATGACATTAAAGTACCATTCATTATGGCACCAATCGCTGCTCATGGTTTAGCCCATGAAACAAAAGAAGCAGGAACTGCAAAAGGTGTATCAGAATTTGGAACAATTATGTCGATTAGTGCTTATTCAGGTGCTAAATTTGAAGAAATTGAAGAAGGATTAAATGGTAGTCCACGTTGGTTCCAAATCTATATGAGTAAAGATGACGAATTTAACAAAAATATTATTGATGAAGCAAAAGCAGATGGTGCAACTGCCATTATCTTAACAGCTGATGCAACATTAAGTGGTAACCGTGAGACAGATATTCGTAACAAATTTGTTTACCCATTCGGTATGCCAATCGTTTCTCGTTACCTAACGGGATCTGGTAAAAATATGTCATTGAATAATATCTATTCACAATCGAAACAAAAAATTAATCGTGATGATGTGAAGTTCTTGAAAGAATATTCTGGATTGCCTGTCTTTGTTAAAGGGATTCAATCACCAGATGATGCCTTGATGGCAATCGGTGCTGGAGCTGACGGAATTTGGGTTTCTAACCATGGTGGTCGTCAATTAGATGGTGCACCAGGTTCATTTGAAACACTAGAAGGCATTTCAAAAGCAGTTGCGGGTCGTGTGCCAATCGTCTTCGATAGTGGTATCCGTCGTGGCGAACATATCTTTAAAGCACTAGCAAGTGGTGCAGATATCGTTGCCATTGGTCGTCCAGTTCTTTACGGACTAGCTCTAGGTGGTTGGAAAGGTGTTCGCTCAGTTCTTGAATACTTTGAAAAAGATTTGAAACGTGTGATGCAATTAGCTGGAACACAAACCATTGAAGATGTTAAAAATACAACTTTATTTGATAATAAAAACTAG